From Novipirellula galeiformis, the proteins below share one genomic window:
- a CDS encoding Fur family transcriptional regulator, with translation MSLLKFVAVSESSPSLQPIDVSLTPQERFEEYLQTRGLRQTSQRKTLVDQVFSHHDHFDADELIDRLPRRGDKNYVSSATVYRTLREFVDAGLLKSFQLEGRTVYEHDYGYPQHDHLYCTRCRKLFEFQSEALTKLRDEVGSEHGFRIAGHRMIIHGVCRECSKSRRKKRKQDLV, from the coding sequence ATGTCACTGTTAAAATTTGTTGCCGTGTCTGAATCTTCTCCTTCGCTTCAACCGATCGACGTCTCGCTCACTCCTCAAGAACGTTTTGAAGAGTATCTGCAGACGCGTGGACTGAGACAAACGAGCCAACGTAAAACGTTGGTCGATCAAGTGTTTAGTCATCACGACCATTTTGATGCCGACGAATTGATCGACCGGCTGCCTCGCCGCGGGGACAAAAACTACGTCAGCAGTGCGACGGTCTATCGCACCTTGCGTGAATTCGTCGATGCAGGGCTGCTAAAGAGCTTTCAGCTCGAAGGCCGTACCGTTTACGAGCATGATTACGGCTACCCCCAACACGATCATCTGTACTGCACCCGTTGTCGAAAACTCTTCGAATTTCAAAGCGAAGCGTTAACGAAGTTGCGTGATGAAGTGGGATCCGAGCATGGATTTCGCATCGCGGGCCACCGCATGATCATTCACGGCGTCTGTCGTGAATGCAGCAAGAGCCGCCGCAAAAAACGCAAGCAAGATTTGGTCTAG
- a CDS encoding CNNM domain-containing protein, with translation MIVALLVFVVGMMLSAFFSGSETGLYRVSRTRLVLDGLSGSRMARGVVWLLNHPAIFVATMLVGNNIANYLVSFAIVMAVLILFGENTSAEIIGPVMMTPVVFVLGELLPKYLFFHAPYRLLHATRPALLLATVLFAPVTILLGFLGNALRMITGETPFRVRLAMARGELDQVLRDGHEAGILAAGQRVLAQNLFEVGSQPAVSYGVPPQRLAVVEAPVNLKEAKQQARRRNHPILLVQRGGRIIGFLRYADLCVANAKVEIKPVIRGRVSDRHLRILLRLYDAASDVAVLFDDHGDMRSVVTRRQLLQPLIK, from the coding sequence ATGATCGTGGCACTGCTTGTCTTTGTCGTCGGGATGATGCTGAGCGCCTTTTTTAGCGGCAGCGAAACGGGGTTGTATCGTGTCTCACGGACCCGCTTGGTGCTCGACGGATTGAGCGGATCCAGGATGGCTCGCGGGGTCGTTTGGTTGTTGAATCATCCCGCGATCTTTGTTGCCACGATGTTAGTTGGCAACAATATTGCCAACTATCTCGTCAGTTTTGCCATCGTGATGGCGGTCTTGATTTTGTTTGGTGAGAACACCAGCGCCGAGATTATCGGCCCCGTGATGATGACACCGGTGGTCTTCGTGTTAGGCGAATTGTTACCCAAGTATTTGTTTTTCCACGCACCCTACCGTCTGTTACACGCGACCCGCCCTGCCCTGTTGCTCGCGACCGTGTTGTTCGCACCGGTGACGATCTTGCTTGGCTTTCTCGGAAATGCGCTGCGGATGATCACGGGGGAAACTCCCTTTCGCGTCCGCTTGGCGATGGCGCGAGGTGAATTGGATCAAGTCTTGAGAGATGGGCATGAAGCTGGGATTCTGGCCGCCGGTCAACGCGTGTTGGCTCAAAATCTATTCGAAGTCGGAAGCCAACCTGCGGTCTCCTATGGGGTGCCGCCGCAACGGTTGGCGGTCGTGGAGGCTCCCGTCAATCTGAAGGAAGCAAAGCAACAGGCCAGACGTCGCAATCACCCAATCTTGTTGGTCCAGCGTGGGGGGCGAATTATCGGATTTCTACGGTATGCCGACCTCTGTGTTGCTAACGCAAAGGTCGAGATCAAACCGGTTATCCGCGGCCGCGTCAGTGATCGACACCTACGCATCCTATTGCGGCTCTACGATGCCGCAAGCGATGTGGCAGTGTTGTTCGATGATCATGGGGATATGCGATCGGTGGTGACCCGTCGACAATTGCTGCAACCCTTGATCAAGTAG
- a CDS encoding porin, which produces MGNANAAVTELGLIEIQPSSPITDEPALDWLERVQVGYDNGFVIASSRALELDTARSPYLLKINGWGQLRHTVSDFSLPEDDLNQLQLKRGRLVFSGNAFNPNFSYFMQLDGRSTDGDDIRLLDYYIDYDLGNDQLELEPGTIAFRAGKYKMPFTMSRWLSGRDFEFADRSMSSIFFDVDRSFAVGLHGTAKQWAVPIHWDVALFNGIATGGAATGNRGGLDDNFAYSGRVHAHPIGDWGKSKLADLEHHDRLAMRVGGGFARSTIERSGNTEFNRLRVVDSGAAFANVAPATVSGYDVSLYAVDASFKYRGWSSTLEYYFRNLGDIRGAAIPELLDHGFWFQLGKFVVPGKLELITRWSRVQGDSGTLGLGDQSSEEVAGAVAWYFRENHAKLVVDATHLNGATLRSQSLDIEAGNRGWLFRSQIQFSF; this is translated from the coding sequence ATGGGCAACGCAAACGCGGCGGTGACGGAGCTTGGTTTGATCGAAATCCAACCTTCGTCGCCGATCACGGACGAGCCCGCACTCGACTGGTTGGAACGCGTCCAAGTGGGTTACGACAACGGTTTCGTGATCGCCAGCAGCCGTGCACTGGAGTTGGATACCGCGCGCTCGCCCTACCTTTTAAAAATCAACGGTTGGGGACAGCTGCGACACACCGTCAGCGATTTTTCGCTGCCCGAAGATGACCTCAACCAACTGCAACTCAAACGGGGGCGTTTGGTCTTCTCCGGAAACGCATTCAATCCCAACTTCAGTTACTTTATGCAGCTCGATGGGCGCAGCACCGATGGCGATGACATTCGGCTGCTCGACTATTACATTGATTACGACTTGGGCAACGACCAACTCGAACTCGAGCCAGGCACGATTGCATTTCGCGCGGGCAAGTACAAGATGCCGTTCACGATGTCGCGTTGGTTGTCGGGGCGAGATTTCGAGTTTGCCGACCGCAGCATGTCCAGCATCTTTTTCGACGTTGATCGCAGCTTTGCAGTGGGATTGCACGGCACGGCGAAGCAATGGGCGGTGCCGATCCACTGGGACGTCGCGCTCTTCAACGGCATTGCCACGGGTGGCGCCGCAACCGGCAACCGCGGTGGCTTGGACGATAACTTTGCCTACTCAGGACGCGTGCACGCCCACCCGATCGGCGATTGGGGAAAGTCTAAATTAGCCGATCTCGAACATCACGATCGCTTGGCAATGCGGGTCGGAGGCGGATTCGCACGGTCGACGATTGAACGCTCCGGAAACACAGAATTCAATCGTCTTCGTGTCGTTGACTCAGGGGCGGCCTTCGCAAACGTTGCCCCTGCGACGGTGTCGGGCTACGATGTCTCACTTTATGCGGTCGACGCCTCGTTTAAATATCGAGGTTGGTCTTCGACGCTTGAGTACTACTTTCGAAATCTTGGCGACATCCGCGGCGCCGCGATCCCCGAGTTACTCGACCATGGTTTCTGGTTTCAACTCGGAAAGTTCGTCGTGCCAGGAAAGCTCGAACTCATCACCCGTTGGTCCCGCGTGCAAGGGGACTCGGGCACACTCGGCCTCGGTGACCAGAGCTCCGAAGAGGTTGCCGGGGCAGTTGCTTGGTACTTTCGCGAGAACCACGCCAAGCTAGTCGTCGATGCAACCCATCTGAACGGAGCCACCCTCCGTTCGCAATCGCTCGATATTGAGGCGGGAAATCGCGGCTGGCTCTTCCGGTCGCAGATCCAATTTAGTTTTTAG
- a CDS encoding fused MFS/spermidine synthase, whose amino-acid sequence MSHRPSQPAKPEQSGLPTLWFAATTLLGAFLVFQVQPVISKCVLPWFGGTPAVWTTCMLFFQLLLFAGYLYAHVLKSYFRPGIQGAIHLSLLTAAALSLPIEPSDAWKPNGAESPTLYLLWMLLCHVGLPYFVLSSTGPLIQAWLSYQDSSDKIYRLYALSNAGSLLALLSYPFAVEPFLSVSHQSVIWSLMFCAFVLIQGFVAIGQFRVIDRRRNEPAPPVDDASPASPILWQHRLSWVVLPAFASTFLLVVTNHVCQDVAVIPFLWVLPLSLYLLSFIICFDSPQWYKPKWIALVSIVAIATIQTKQMLPFSLQLISEALSYMVLLLGVCLLCHGEVVRIKPSPQWLTQYYTLLSAGGAIGGIIVAIVCPLVFNNFSELPLALSIASALIMVIFFASRGWRLTDYDWNAARRVKIVVAVVMALPIIDMSMKDHASAIASDRNFFGVLRVHRDDQGTHLVHGRTIHGMQRAGAAASEPTAYYYYDSGIGRVISVLQERSPAIKTSVIGLGCGVLASYGRAEDEFDMIEINPAIQRIANEHFTFMRDCPSTIRHHLGDGRLVMERMQEQRFDLIVLDAFSSDAIPAHLLTTEAFELYRERLATQGVFAVHVSNNHLDLVPLVHRLAKHASLESRVVYGTGDDSIHVRNSSWVILAAPSNPLWDHPTMATARPASSDELQRAPLWTDQHHNLVSVLNLW is encoded by the coding sequence ATGAGCCATCGCCCCTCCCAGCCTGCAAAACCGGAACAAAGCGGTTTGCCCACCCTCTGGTTCGCCGCCACCACGCTGCTTGGCGCGTTCTTGGTATTCCAAGTCCAACCGGTGATCAGCAAATGTGTGCTGCCTTGGTTCGGTGGCACGCCCGCGGTCTGGACCACGTGCATGCTGTTTTTTCAGCTGCTGTTGTTCGCCGGCTACCTGTATGCCCATGTACTGAAAAGTTATTTTCGACCTGGCATTCAAGGTGCGATCCATTTATCGCTGCTCACCGCCGCCGCACTCAGTTTGCCGATTGAACCCTCGGACGCTTGGAAGCCCAATGGTGCGGAGTCCCCAACGCTGTACCTACTCTGGATGCTGCTGTGTCACGTCGGACTGCCTTATTTTGTACTTTCGAGCACCGGGCCGTTGATCCAAGCTTGGTTGAGCTATCAAGATTCAAGTGACAAGATCTATCGACTCTACGCGCTCTCGAACGCCGGGTCGCTATTAGCCCTATTGAGCTATCCATTTGCGGTGGAACCCTTTTTATCGGTTTCGCATCAATCGGTCATTTGGTCGTTGATGTTTTGTGCTTTTGTTTTAATCCAAGGTTTCGTTGCCATAGGCCAGTTTCGCGTGATCGATCGCCGACGCAACGAACCGGCCCCACCTGTGGATGACGCGTCCCCAGCATCTCCCATCCTGTGGCAACACCGTCTCAGCTGGGTTGTGTTACCTGCGTTTGCCTCGACCTTTTTGCTGGTCGTGACCAACCATGTTTGCCAAGACGTCGCCGTGATTCCGTTTCTGTGGGTGCTACCGCTAAGTTTGTACTTGCTCAGCTTTATCATCTGCTTCGATTCGCCCCAGTGGTACAAGCCAAAATGGATCGCTTTGGTCAGTATCGTGGCCATCGCTACGATTCAAACCAAACAAATGCTGCCGTTTTCGTTGCAACTGATCAGCGAAGCGTTGTCCTACATGGTGTTGTTATTAGGGGTTTGTTTACTGTGCCATGGTGAAGTCGTGCGCATCAAACCCTCGCCTCAGTGGTTGACCCAATACTACACATTGCTGTCCGCCGGCGGGGCGATCGGCGGCATCATTGTTGCCATCGTTTGTCCCTTGGTGTTCAACAACTTCAGCGAGCTTCCACTCGCGTTGTCAATTGCATCGGCGCTGATCATGGTGATCTTTTTTGCCAGCCGCGGCTGGCGTTTGACCGACTACGATTGGAACGCGGCACGACGAGTTAAGATCGTGGTGGCGGTGGTGATGGCGCTGCCGATCATTGACATGTCGATGAAAGATCACGCATCCGCTATCGCATCGGATCGAAATTTCTTCGGAGTCCTGCGTGTGCATCGCGACGACCAAGGCACCCACTTGGTACATGGCCGAACGATTCATGGAATGCAACGTGCTGGCGCGGCGGCGTCGGAACCGACCGCCTACTATTATTACGACAGCGGCATCGGACGTGTGATTTCGGTGTTGCAAGAACGATCCCCTGCGATCAAAACCAGCGTGATTGGTCTCGGCTGCGGCGTGCTTGCCAGCTACGGCCGAGCGGAGGATGAATTCGACATGATCGAAATCAATCCCGCGATCCAACGAATCGCCAACGAGCACTTTACGTTCATGCGAGATTGCCCATCGACGATTCGGCACCATCTAGGGGACGGCCGCTTGGTGATGGAGCGGATGCAGGAGCAACGCTTTGACTTGATCGTACTCGATGCGTTTAGCAGCGATGCGATTCCAGCCCACCTGCTCACCACCGAAGCATTCGAACTCTATCGTGAGCGTCTTGCCACACAGGGCGTCTTCGCCGTGCATGTCTCGAACAACCATCTTGATCTCGTTCCGTTGGTTCATCGGCTGGCGAAACATGCATCGCTCGAGAGCCGAGTCGTGTACGGGACCGGAGACGATTCGATCCACGTCCGCAATTCGAGCTGGGTCATTTTGGCGGCCCCCAGCAATCCGCTCTGGGACCACCCGACGATGGCAACGGCTCGACCGGCAAGTTCGGACGAACTACAACGCGCTCCGTTGTGGACCGACCAACACCACAACTTGGTCAGCGTGCTCAACCTATGGTAG
- a CDS encoding flagellar biosynthesis anti-sigma factor FlgM, whose protein sequence is MSASQNAGGAQRTQTPSPNLTTPKKSASPVDQLDLSSAASGVNRLEGAIAGGGEIRVDRVADLRRQIASGNYDTPEKLDAALDRMLDQLA, encoded by the coding sequence ATGTCCGCCTCGCAAAACGCAGGCGGAGCCCAGCGAACCCAAACCCCTTCCCCCAACCTCACGACGCCGAAAAAATCCGCATCTCCTGTGGATCAGCTCGACCTCAGCAGTGCTGCCTCTGGGGTCAACCGACTCGAAGGCGCCATCGCCGGTGGTGGGGAGATTCGCGTCGATCGCGTCGCCGATCTTCGTCGCCAAATCGCCAGCGGCAACTACGACACGCCTGAGAAGTTGGACGCCGCCTTGGATCGGATGTTAGACCAACTCGCGTAG
- a CDS encoding tetratricopeptide repeat protein, with translation MILLITVLALPGCRSIRRIGESRQSIAARRLSGQGFKAMHNNQWDVAETLFSDALDVSRADDRAHWGLAESLWQRGEYDLAIEHMEQAVRLSASDPKRVQRLGRMYLEVGRDQEAQEQSLVALATARNSADVWALRGDCLLAAGQLPDALAAYHRALALQPDFPEVQLQTAEIYHQSQRYGRLLATLDRLQDGVGSDATPARADVLQGIAMRRLGRIDEAQKCFARATEKDPSDATPHLELATLSLDQGNVESAKQSLAMALKLNPNSLSPHTLNPNASADPHWDNEIKKQQARLANEEHGVNNSARLR, from the coding sequence ATGATACTGCTGATCACGGTGCTGGCGTTACCCGGCTGCCGCTCGATTCGGCGGATCGGCGAGAGTCGGCAATCGATTGCCGCTCGTCGACTCTCAGGGCAAGGCTTCAAGGCCATGCACAACAACCAATGGGACGTTGCCGAGACGCTCTTTAGCGACGCACTGGATGTTTCACGGGCCGATGACCGCGCTCATTGGGGATTGGCTGAATCGCTTTGGCAACGAGGCGAATATGATCTGGCGATCGAGCACATGGAACAAGCCGTCCGCTTAAGTGCAAGCGACCCTAAACGTGTCCAGCGACTCGGACGGATGTACCTCGAAGTGGGACGCGACCAGGAGGCTCAAGAGCAAAGTCTGGTGGCCTTGGCCACGGCGCGCAATTCCGCCGACGTGTGGGCGTTGCGAGGGGATTGCTTACTTGCGGCAGGACAGTTGCCCGATGCCTTGGCGGCGTACCATCGCGCCCTCGCACTGCAACCCGACTTTCCCGAGGTCCAATTGCAAACGGCCGAGATCTATCACCAATCGCAACGATACGGCCGCTTGCTGGCCACCCTGGACCGCTTGCAAGATGGCGTGGGCAGTGACGCGACCCCCGCCCGCGCCGACGTGCTGCAGGGCATCGCGATGCGACGGTTGGGGCGGATCGACGAGGCGCAGAAGTGCTTCGCTCGCGCCACCGAGAAAGACCCCAGCGATGCAACGCCCCACTTAGAGCTGGCCACGTTGTCACTCGACCAGGGAAACGTTGAATCCGCAAAACAGTCACTCGCGATGGCGCTCAAGCTGAACCCCAACTCGCTCAGCCCCCATACCCTCAATCCGAATGCCTCGGCAGACCCTCATTGGGACAACGAAATCAAAAAGCAACAAGCGCGTCTTGCCAACGAAGAACACGGGGTCAACAACTCCGCCCGTTTGCGATAG
- a CDS encoding cation diffusion facilitator family transporter: MNPEIALVQLKSFGGTISLKIDVHRTRRASTPACEFSPLSITPPRDEASIAVRQRVYVDAGRAAVWGLGVNVVLVIAKMTGGIVTGSAALIADAVNSIGDVASALAVRGALSVAQREEDDDHPYGHTKAESIAGLCVALLVAFSAALLAIETAKRFGGELRVPGLLAGWIAAFCALVKEVTYRFTARVAKRLDSSALRATAWDHRSDALGSAAVAASLLLSPYLGAWGPYIDPIAALCVCAMLMVTGIRIFTSTAREMMDQQADEATVARARQVAEAVAGVSYVEKLRIRRSGLEFFVEIHVQVPGEMSVQEGHRIGHDVKDMLLIEMPRVRDVHVHIEPDTHSGVS, translated from the coding sequence ATGAATCCGGAAATCGCCCTGGTTCAATTGAAATCGTTTGGCGGTACGATAAGTCTGAAAATTGACGTTCATCGAACGCGTCGAGCGTCCACCCCAGCCTGCGAGTTCTCGCCTTTGTCGATTACACCTCCTCGAGACGAAGCCAGCATTGCGGTGCGTCAACGCGTGTACGTCGACGCGGGCCGCGCGGCGGTTTGGGGATTGGGCGTCAATGTTGTCTTGGTCATCGCAAAGATGACGGGCGGGATCGTGACCGGATCCGCCGCGTTGATTGCCGACGCCGTCAATTCGATCGGAGACGTCGCCAGCGCGTTGGCGGTCCGCGGAGCATTAAGCGTCGCCCAGCGCGAAGAGGACGACGATCATCCCTACGGTCATACCAAGGCGGAATCGATTGCCGGTTTGTGTGTGGCGTTGTTGGTGGCGTTTAGCGCAGCGCTGTTAGCGATCGAAACGGCAAAGCGATTCGGTGGTGAATTGCGAGTCCCCGGATTGTTGGCGGGGTGGATTGCGGCGTTTTGTGCCTTGGTCAAAGAGGTGACGTATCGGTTCACCGCGCGGGTTGCGAAGCGACTCGATTCATCGGCGCTGCGAGCGACCGCGTGGGATCATCGTAGCGACGCGCTCGGTTCGGCCGCCGTGGCTGCCTCGCTGCTTCTCTCGCCTTATCTCGGTGCCTGGGGACCGTACATCGACCCGATTGCGGCATTGTGTGTTTGTGCCATGTTGATGGTCACCGGAATTCGGATTTTTACCAGCACCGCACGCGAGATGATGGATCAGCAAGCGGACGAGGCGACCGTGGCACGCGCCCGTCAAGTCGCTGAAGCGGTCGCCGGGGTGTCGTATGTCGAGAAGTTGCGGATCCGCAGAAGTGGACTCGAATTTTTCGTCGAGATCCATGTGCAAGTTCCCGGCGAAATGTCGGTTCAAGAAGGCCATCGGATCGGCCACGATGTCAAAGACATGTTGCTCATCGAGATGCCGCGAGTCCGCGACGTCCACGTCCATATCGAACCCGACACCCACAGCGGAGTGTCGTAA
- a CDS encoding CNNM domain-containing protein encodes MSALLAAWGWLLVMGVLILLSALFSGSEAAFFSLPHPERVRLKRRGVSGRMAASLLDDSDRLLSAILFWNLLINMTYFAIASIVGTKLQEDPGGGSSLAIGFTAGSLVVIIFFSEMLPKSIAVLAPARLCLLVAPPMNIAVKIVGPVLPLVKATNLAVLRLIWPSFRPEPEIDLADIERAIELSTDDAALLQRERIVLSGLVEMAEIRVGELMRLRSKMQLCNADEVQQIFSEPMPPSGYVLITGDDGEVIIGAIGIRQLRPSQIDDVTAAMEPVIYVPWSARVSQVLDQLNDDDRSVAIVVNEFGEVLGAVTIDDILQSIFTSRHNVDDDTMGEASIQLLAENHYRVHGSASARALAKRLGIETIEEGVTTVAGLIQRHNERLPRVGDRAPLDRFTLEVIEENDDTLWIDVNCHPSHPSSSETPS; translated from the coding sequence TTGAGTGCTCTGCTGGCGGCGTGGGGATGGCTCCTGGTGATGGGAGTGCTGATCTTACTGAGTGCACTGTTTAGTGGAAGCGAAGCAGCGTTTTTTTCGTTGCCGCATCCAGAGCGTGTACGGCTGAAACGCCGCGGCGTGAGTGGCCGCATGGCAGCGTCCCTGTTGGATGATTCGGATCGTTTGCTGTCAGCAATTCTGTTCTGGAATTTGTTGATCAATATGACCTACTTTGCGATCGCATCGATCGTGGGAACCAAGTTGCAGGAAGATCCTGGGGGTGGTTCCTCGTTGGCGATCGGCTTCACCGCGGGTAGCTTGGTGGTGATCATCTTCTTTAGCGAAATGTTGCCCAAAAGTATCGCGGTGCTCGCTCCCGCTCGGCTCTGTTTGCTCGTGGCCCCGCCCATGAACATCGCGGTCAAGATCGTCGGCCCCGTTCTACCATTGGTGAAAGCAACCAATCTCGCGGTCCTCCGTTTGATTTGGCCCTCGTTCCGCCCCGAACCTGAAATCGACCTCGCCGATATTGAACGCGCGATCGAACTCAGCACCGATGATGCCGCGTTGTTGCAACGCGAGCGGATCGTGCTTTCGGGCTTGGTCGAAATGGCTGAAATTCGAGTCGGTGAATTGATGCGGTTGCGAAGCAAAATGCAGCTCTGCAACGCCGACGAAGTCCAGCAGATTTTTAGTGAGCCAATGCCTCCGAGTGGCTACGTGTTAATCACCGGTGATGACGGCGAAGTCATCATTGGAGCGATTGGGATTCGCCAACTGCGGCCCAGTCAGATCGACGATGTCACCGCTGCGATGGAGCCGGTAATCTACGTGCCCTGGTCCGCCCGCGTGTCGCAAGTGCTCGATCAACTCAACGATGATGACCGCAGTGTTGCCATCGTCGTCAATGAGTTCGGTGAAGTGTTGGGGGCCGTAACGATTGACGATATCCTGCAATCGATATTCACCTCTCGACACAACGTCGACGATGACACGATGGGAGAAGCATCGATTCAATTGCTCGCGGAAAACCATTACCGTGTTCACGGTTCCGCCAGTGCTCGAGCGCTCGCCAAACGCTTGGGGATTGAAACGATCGAAGAGGGCGTCACCACGGTGGCTGGTTTAATTCAGCGTCACAATGAACGACTGCCGCGGGTAGGCGATCGTGCTCCGTTAGACCGCTTTACGTTAGAGGTGATTGAAGAAAACGACGACACCCTCTGGATTGATGTTAATTGTCATCCGAGTCACCCCTCATCGTCGGAGACTCCCTCATGA
- a CDS encoding Flp family type IVb pilin produces MNEPSRKSRIIEFLLEEDGPTAVEYAVMLALIIAVCISSVSVMATKTQESFVSSGDAITGAFGS; encoded by the coding sequence ATGAATGAGCCATCTCGAAAAAGTCGAATCATCGAGTTTCTACTCGAAGAAGACGGGCCGACCGCAGTCGAATACGCTGTGATGCTTGCTCTCATCATTGCCGTCTGCATCAGCTCGGTCTCGGTCATGGCGACCAAGACACAAGAGAGCTTCGTCTCCTCGGGAGATGCGATCACCGGCGCATTCGGTAGCTAA
- a CDS encoding PTS sugar transporter subunit IIA, protein MELLEKSFRADRCVLDLEASGLDDALAKIADELTRRGILTPDQRDPLVSQLLQRERSAATAIGQAVAVPHAYSEVLTEPLVAFARLSHPINAGALDGVGVSYVFMLVGPEKAARQHIDTLAAIARLMSDSEARYELRHAKDATDLAEAFLHFKARVAPSEEPRETDFHKDEMHWTGRFAGGLRDDLRRRLPSYVSDFRDGLHAKSIASIMFLFFACLAPTVTFGGIIGVATHGQIGAVETILATAIGGILYALFSGQPLNIIGTTGPLLVFITTLYGLCVQLQLPFLPTYACVSLWAGGLTLLFAVTDASVLMRFFTRFTDEIFAALISLIYIYEAIASLARESQDINDVANPSHALLTLLLALGTLYLAMNLQAFRRSRFLFPWMRELLGDFGPTIALVAMSAVAIWLNNVQLAKLDIPSQFAPSLHEGRDWFVNPMDAPVWVWFASAIPGLLGAVLIYLDQNITARLVNSPDHRLQKGPAYHWDLGVIGILTAVFSLFGLPWLVAATVRSLNHVRSLADVEEVVTRSGDRRDRVIHVRETRLTGLAIHMGIGGSLIALSLLKMVPMAVLYGVFLFMGLVSMKGNQFLERLALFPMESSLYPQTHYMRRVPQRTVHLYTTLQITCLAVLWIIKSSAIAILFPLFITLLVPIRIVAGRFFKPEHLAALDAAETPNESSSSLPG, encoded by the coding sequence ATGGAATTGCTCGAAAAATCGTTCCGCGCGGATCGTTGTGTTCTCGATCTCGAAGCATCGGGTCTCGACGATGCCTTGGCTAAGATTGCCGACGAACTCACGCGCCGCGGGATATTGACCCCGGATCAGCGTGACCCTCTCGTCTCGCAGCTTTTACAACGCGAACGAAGTGCTGCGACGGCGATCGGACAAGCCGTTGCGGTCCCTCACGCTTACAGCGAAGTGTTGACCGAACCGCTGGTTGCCTTCGCTCGTCTGAGTCACCCGATCAATGCCGGCGCGTTGGACGGTGTCGGCGTCTCCTACGTATTCATGTTGGTCGGTCCCGAAAAGGCGGCACGACAACATATCGATACGCTCGCGGCCATCGCCCGTTTGATGAGCGACTCGGAAGCTCGCTATGAGCTTCGCCACGCAAAGGACGCCACGGACCTTGCCGAAGCCTTTCTCCATTTCAAAGCTCGAGTCGCCCCGAGCGAAGAACCTCGTGAAACCGATTTTCACAAAGACGAGATGCATTGGACGGGGCGATTTGCGGGCGGGTTGCGTGACGATCTTCGCCGCCGGCTACCATCCTACGTCTCCGATTTCCGCGACGGTTTGCACGCCAAGAGCATCGCGTCGATCATGTTTCTGTTCTTCGCGTGCTTGGCCCCCACGGTCACCTTTGGCGGCATTATCGGAGTGGCCACCCACGGCCAAATCGGGGCCGTGGAAACGATTCTGGCGACCGCCATCGGCGGCATCCTCTACGCACTGTTCTCGGGGCAACCGCTCAATATCATCGGGACCACCGGCCCGTTACTCGTTTTTATCACGACGCTCTACGGCTTGTGCGTGCAACTTCAATTGCCATTTTTACCGACCTACGCTTGCGTCAGCTTGTGGGCCGGCGGATTGACGCTGTTGTTCGCTGTGACCGACGCCAGCGTCCTGATGCGTTTTTTCACACGGTTTACCGATGAAATCTTTGCCGCGTTGATTTCGCTGATCTACATCTACGAGGCGATCGCATCACTGGCCCGAGAGTCACAAGACATCAACGACGTTGCGAACCCATCGCACGCGTTACTAACGCTGCTCTTGGCGCTGGGCACGTTGTACCTCGCAATGAACCTACAAGCGTTTCGACGCAGCCGATTCTTGTTTCCTTGGATGCGAGAACTGCTGGGCGACTTCGGCCCTACGATTGCCTTAGTAGCGATGAGCGCGGTCGCAATCTGGCTCAACAACGTGCAACTCGCCAAACTCGATATTCCCAGCCAATTCGCTCCCTCGCTGCATGAGGGTCGCGACTGGTTTGTCAATCCAATGGATGCCCCGGTGTGGGTTTGGTTCGCTTCGGCAATCCCTGGACTGCTCGGCGCCGTGCTGATCTATCTCGACCAAAACATTACCGCTCGCTTGGTGAACAGCCCCGACCATCGACTGCAGAAAGGCCCAGCCTACCACTGGGACTTGGGCGTGATTGGGATTTTGACCGCGGTGTTCAGTCTGTTCGGACTGCCGTGGTTGGTCGCCGCTACCGTGCGATCGCTAAACCATGTTCGCAGCTTGGCCGACGTTGAAGAAGTGGTGACCCGTAGCGGCGATCGACGCGACCGTGTGATCCATGTTCGCGAAACACGGCTGACCGGATTGGCGATTCACATGGGCATCGGAGGCTCGTTAATTGCCTTGTCATTGCTGAAGATGGTTCCGATGGCGGTGCTCTACGGGGTTTTCCTATTCATGGGATTAGTCTCGATGAAAGGCAACCAATTCCTGGAACGCTTGGCGCTGTTTCCGATGGAAAGCAGCCTGTATCCTCAAACGCACTACATGCGACGCGTTCCGCAGCGGACCGTCCACCTTTATACCACCCTCCAAATCACTTGTTTGGCGGTCCTGTGGATCATCAAGAGCAGCGCCATCGCGATCCTGTTTCCGCTATTCATCACGCTGCTGGTGCCGATTCGCATCGTCGCCGGTCGCTTTTTCAAGCCCGAACACCTCGCCGCACTCGACGCCGCTGAAACGCCTAACGAATCGTCGAGCAGTCTACCGGGCTAA